The following are from one region of the Dermacentor albipictus isolate Rhodes 1998 colony chromosome 5, USDA_Dalb.pri_finalv2, whole genome shotgun sequence genome:
- the LOC139060044 gene encoding uncharacterized protein: MRCACRRESDKGDVEEEKETRKDYELNADLLKSSGVPIKAILSRSAVPSVLPAFSEAQEQLQDEDGAATRDAGTDASLSSSPAEQSCSSVGNTKSVQVRLPGNSIGVQVNTTMKETKEKGTQVCRRRKPVTSTPVKRRYSARRADGAKRRRQTSRQEASFLTSPDASPVACKADRHDTTYEPDNSTCTLDATLADESDEDAHANRKDYFLVHSTCLVTLLSQCRTCLSASCTVKLFYTGTRITAETECPHAHVHTWSSQPLVGTKPRGNIDLATALLFSGSSPTSALRMMRLMGVQVMSDQAFFNYQKAYLLPSVTTVWDEHQKSLLTELSDTSLQLCGDGRCDSPGYSAKFLSYSFLCPKKRKIVHTEQVQVKEVSQAKSSSDAFMIGLIMQATFTPAN, translated from the exons ATGAGGTGCGCCTGCCGAAGGGAGAGCGACAAGGGCGATGTGGAAGAGGAGAAGGAGACACGGA aggattacgagttgaacgccgacttactgaagtcgtctGGAGTGCCTATCAAAGCAAtactttcccgtagcgctgttccgtcggtcttgcctgcattctccgaagcgcaagaacaactgcaggacgaagacggggcg GCGACTCGTGACGCGGGGACAGATGCAAGCCTCTCGTCGAGCCCTGCCGAACAAAGTTGCAGTAGCGTTGGAAATACGAAATCCGTACAAGTTCGTCTGCCCGGCAACAGCATTG GAGTTCAAGTTAACACAACAATGAAGGAAACAAAGGAAAAGGGAACGCAGGTTTGCAGGCGAAGGAAGCCCGTGACGTCAACACCTGTGAAGAGGCGTTATAGTGCTCGAAGAGCTGATGGAGCCAAGCGACGGCGACAAACATCTAGACAGGAGGCCAGCTTTCTCACCTCACCTGATGCATCACCGGTAGCTTGCAAAGCTGACAGGCATGACACGACATATGAGCCAGACAACTCGACTTGTACCTTGGATGCAACATTAGCTGATGA AAGCGACGAAGATGCGCATGCAAACCGGAAGGACTACTTCCTTGTCCACAGCACCTGCCTGGTCACCCTTCTGAGTCAGTGCCGCACTTGTTTATCAGCTTCGTGCACAGTGAAGCTGTTTTACACTGGCACACGCATTACAGCAGAAACTGAATGTCCACACGCACATGTGCATACGTGGTCCAGCCAGCCACTTGTTGGAACCAAGCCGAGGGGCAACATCGACCTGGCAACGGCTCTGCTTTTTTCCGGCTCAAGTCCTACTAGTGCTCTCAGGATGATGCGGCTGATGGGTGTGCAAGTCATGAGCGACCAGGCTTTCTTCAATTACCAGAAGGCATACCTTCTTCCTTCAGTCACCACG GTCTGGGATGAGCATCAGAAATCTTTGCTGACAGAGCTCAGCGATACCAGCCTGCAGCTTTGCGGGGATGGGCGATGTGATTCCCCTGGCTACAGCGCCAAGTTCCTCTCATACTCCTTCCTGTGCCCTAAAAAGAGAAAAATCGTACATACAGAGCAAGTTCAAGTGAAGGAGGTAAGTCAAGCAAAAAGCAGTTCAGATGCTTTCATGATAGGTCTTATTATGCAAGCAACATTTACCCCAGCCAACTAA